A genomic segment from Alteribacillus bidgolensis encodes:
- a CDS encoding HAD family hydrolase, producing the protein MKAIIFDFDGTLANTLPVNYAGFKHVFQEFDNKSLSDEEVKNLFGPPEPEIIKEHLNSDQVEKAIEYYYEVYETHHSHLVDRNKEIEDMLFKLKNHGMKLGVVTGKSRRSFETSLERLKMNNLFDVMITGYDTEYDKPNPEGILKALQKMNMRRNQSMYIGDSDGDIHAGRRANVTTAGAKWLPEYQSSEYTAEPDAIFTHPFDLFHFLKQDLVK; encoded by the coding sequence ATGAAGGCTATCATTTTTGATTTTGACGGCACATTAGCCAACACGCTGCCCGTGAATTATGCTGGTTTTAAACATGTTTTTCAAGAATTTGATAACAAAAGCCTATCTGATGAGGAAGTTAAAAACTTGTTTGGACCTCCGGAACCAGAGATTATTAAGGAACACTTGAACAGTGATCAAGTGGAAAAAGCGATAGAATATTATTATGAAGTATATGAAACCCATCATTCCCACTTAGTGGACAGGAACAAAGAAATAGAAGACATGCTTTTCAAGCTGAAAAATCACGGAATGAAATTAGGCGTAGTTACTGGAAAATCAAGAAGAAGCTTTGAGACATCTTTAGAAAGACTGAAAATGAACAATCTTTTTGATGTTATGATCACTGGTTATGACACAGAATATGATAAACCGAACCCAGAAGGTATTTTAAAGGCTTTACAAAAAATGAATATGCGAAGAAACCAGTCTATGTATATAGGAGACAGTGACGGAGATATTCATGCCGGACGGCGGGCAAATGTGACGACGGCAGGTGCTAAATGGCTGCCAGAATACCAGTCTTCAGAATATACTGCTGAACCTGATGCTATCTTCACCCATCCTTTTGATCTATTTCACTTTCTTAAACAAGACTTAGTGAAATAA
- a CDS encoding prenyltransferase, translating into MDSIGKNSPLKGGWLLLRSIAVISSSVAAIISSMLPLFLYYPISAEELLPLFCLLLFSAFLIHGVLTHILNDYVDHLSGTDIHSPAILSGGSRVIQKGFITIEKMRTFGIWLVITLVFVLLIFIIFDFYRLAVLLAVGLWGAITYSLPPLRLSYRPFTGECLCTFPSVLFLGLAGAWLTLDNTPEWAFQNAVINALICIAWVMVHHIPDINADKNATPMKQTSVVWSEQKFGSSFIRIPALMYYFLAAICVFWLGFDRLPAALGLLLIVCVSAFIIVKMDINDFMQVSAYEKILLLLAMTAAVWLGLFI; encoded by the coding sequence GTGGATAGTATCGGAAAAAATTCCCCTCTTAAAGGTGGATGGCTGCTGCTGCGTTCGATAGCGGTTATTTCTTCAAGTGTGGCTGCTATTATTTCTTCTATGCTTCCTTTATTTTTATATTATCCTATTTCCGCAGAAGAGCTGCTTCCTCTCTTTTGTCTTCTCTTGTTCAGTGCCTTTTTGATACACGGCGTACTGACACATATTCTTAATGATTATGTTGATCATTTATCGGGAACGGATATACATAGCCCCGCGATATTATCAGGTGGCAGCCGTGTCATTCAAAAAGGATTTATTACTATAGAAAAAATGCGCACGTTTGGAATATGGCTGGTGATTACACTCGTTTTTGTTTTACTTATTTTTATCATTTTTGATTTTTATCGGCTGGCTGTTTTGTTAGCGGTTGGATTATGGGGAGCAATCACTTATTCCTTACCGCCCTTACGGTTAAGCTACCGTCCTTTTACTGGAGAATGTCTGTGCACCTTTCCGTCTGTTTTATTCCTTGGACTAGCCGGTGCATGGTTAACATTAGACAATACTCCAGAATGGGCATTCCAAAATGCCGTCATCAACGCCCTCATATGTATTGCCTGGGTTATGGTGCATCACATTCCAGATATAAATGCGGATAAAAACGCAACACCAATGAAACAAACGAGTGTGGTTTGGAGTGAACAAAAATTCGGTTCCTCCTTCATTCGTATTCCAGCTTTAATGTACTATTTTTTGGCTGCTATATGCGTGTTTTGGCTTGGATTTGACCGACTTCCTGCTGCACTTGGACTGCTTCTGATCGTATGTGTCTCTGCTTTTATCATTGTAAAAATGGATATAAATGACTTCATGCAAGTCTCAGCATATGAAAAAATATTACTGTTATTAGCAATGACCGCTGCTGTTTGGCTCGGATTATTTATATGA